Below is a genomic region from Parageobacillus toebii NBRC 107807.
ATTCCAAATAAACTCCACCCCTGCCGCTACGCACGCCTCATACAAAAATTTTTCCGCTTCCACTTGAGGCAAGCTTGTAAACGGCGGCAGCTCATTACGATTCGGGGCCGGATAGCGCTTTATATATACTTCCTTGCCGCCGAACAACGTCCGTTTGACAGGCCAGACGACCCCGTGCTTCGCAAAAGTAAAGCCAAGCCCTGGATAAATGTCCTCCCAATGTTTCAGCGTCGCTTTATGGAAATAAATCGCACGGCTCCCCGGACGAATGCGCTCCTTTGGCTCCGCTTCGATTATCGTTGTCGGAATGTCAAAACGGCGCAACGCTAATGCGGCAGTCATTCCGATCGGGCCCGCCCCGATCACGAGGACGGGCCGTTGATTCGTTTTCCCTTTCATGCGAATATCTCCTTTCGACAACTTTAATGACTTACATCCGTTTCTTTGGCGTTTATTGCAACAGTTAGTCTGCCTTCTAAAGCAGGTTTTACGGCGATGACAAGTAGCAAGCTCGCTGCCATTAAAATGCCATCAAGCAACAACGCACTTCCCCAGCTCCCTGAATGATCACGCATGGCCCCCGAAATCACCGGTGCTAATAACGCTCCAATTTCAGAAAACAAATTCAGCATCCCAAACGCCGCTCCTTTATGCTTCGGCGGGGCAAAATCGGCTGTAATGGCATGGTTGACTGGCTGAAGCGCGAAAAAGAACACCCCGGAAGTAAACAAAATAAGAGACATGATTGCCGGATTGTTGCCCCCTGACATGACATAAAAAGCAAAGATGAAAATGAAGATTGTCAACAGCCCCGTCAACACCGCCAATACATTTCGTTTTCCATTGACCGTGTTAGCAAATCGGTCGGCTAATCTTCCCCCAAGCGGAAAACCGATCAGACCCGCAACGGCATTAAATGAAGCGATGAGCGCCGCCGAAACGAGCGTGCCGCCCCCGAAGTCTTGAACAATAGCAACAGACCAGAAGCCGTAAAACCACAAATGCCATAAAACTGGAATAAACGAAAGATATAAAAGCAACAAGTTGCGGCTTTTTAAGATCGGTCCGACTTCCTCGCTCTTTGTTTTATAAATATAAATGATATACAAAACAGCCAAAACTGTTAAAACCAAGCCGATCGCTGTCGGCGATAATTGCATGGCATTGGTAGTATAATACAAGGCCATGATGATGACTAAGAATAAAATGGAAGTTTGCATCAATTTGCCTACCGGTGGACCATACGACTCCGATTGGGCCGTAAAACCGGCCGGTCTCATCCATTTGTACATCATCATGCCAACGAGCAAAGTAATGATCCCCATGAACAAAAACGGTGCTTTCCATGCATGCGTCCCCATCGATGGCTGAAACAGCTGAATAACATATGGAGTAGCAATCGTCGCAATCGTTAATCCAAGCGTAAGACCGGTGAGCACAACGCCCATTCCCAGCCCGACTTTTTCTGGCGGCGTCACTTGGGTAATCAAGGAACGGTCGTTAGAATAAAAGACGCCTTCCCCTAATCCGGTAAGCACACGCAAGGCGATAAATACTGTCAATCCGCCGACCAAACCGGTCAATAACGTCGTCACGCCAGCCCACAAAATGCTAATGATGACAATCACACGATAACCAAATTTGTCGCCAAAATACCCGCCGGGAAATTGCGTTAGCATGTACCCGGCAAAGAACAGGCTGCCAAGCAATCCCCCAAGCGCGTGCGGGTTGGGCGATTCGGCCAAAAATTCGACCTTGTTTTCAATCATCCATGTGACGACAGGCCCTGTTAACGTCCTATCAATATAAGAAACGACCCAGCCTAAAAAGAGCATCAACCATATTGTGTGATACGTCTTCCAGCCTTTCTCCATGAACCATTTCTCCCCTTCCCCTTCTCATTTACCGCAATACAGCCGCATTAGGCGCTAAGGAAACTCGGACGGAATAGCTTCCGATCCCCTCGATCTCCATACTGACAACATCACCGTCATGAATCGGCCCGACGCCATCCGGAGTCCCTGTCGTGATGACATCACCTGGCTCAAGAGTCATAATATGGGAATAAATTTCCAAGAGCTCAGCGACAGAACAGATCATTTCCTTTGTATTCACCCGTTGGCGGACTTCACCATTTACTGTTAGCACCATGTTTATATTGTTTGGATCCGCAACCTCCTCTTTTGTCACGATCCATGGCCCCATCGGCGTAAACGTATCAAATGACTTGCGCAAACACCGTTCCTCGTGGTGCGTTTCATCCGGACGCAACGTCACATCCATAAGTCCGGTATAACCGAATATATAATCGTAAGCGTTTTCCGCCTTGACATTTTTCGCTGTTTTTCCAATGACAAAGGCCAACTCTAATTCATGATCAAAACGGCGGTTCGGATCAGGCAAAACGATCGTGTCGTTCGGCCCAATGATCGAAGATGGCGCCTTTAAGAAAAAGCCTAGCCCCTTTGCCGTATGTTCCACTTTCATTTCTTTTTGGTGAGATACATAGTTAACGGGAGCGGCCACAATTTTCCCCGGTTTCTTCACCGGCTGGCGCAGCCGGACATCCGCTAAGGCATAAGCGGGATATTCATGCAGCTTCTTTTCAATTTCCGAGCGATATGCTTCAAATTCAGCAATAAGCTGAACCATCGGGCAAAAGCCGATTCCTTGATGAAAGTGGCCAAATAAATGGCTCCCGATCTCATAAATGACATCGTCTACAATCACTCCGAGCTGAAAGTCGTTAAATAATGCCAGTTTCATCGGCTGTTCTCTCCCTTTCTCTCTTTATTTAACTTCTAACTGTTCATACTGTTTCCGCAAAACTCCCTTGCTCACTTTTCCTGACGCAGTAGTCGGCAATTCGTTTGATATTTTCAAATATTCAGGCAATTTATATTTAGCCATCCCTATTTCAAGCAAGTATTGTTGCATTTCTTCCAATGAAAACGTTGTTCCTTCTTTCAATGAGACAATCGCACAGCCGCGTTCCCCAAGCCGTTCATCTGGAATCCCAATAACAGCGGCCTGACGGATATGTGGATGCATAAGAAGCGCTTCCTCAATTTCCGCCGCGTGCACTTTTAATCCGCCGCGATTAATAATGTCCTTTTTCCGGCTAACGTAGTGAATGTAACCATCGTCATCTTTCCACCCTAAATCTCCGGTGAGGAAAAACCCATCTTCCGTCATTGATTGCCGGGTGGCTGTTTCATTTTTATAATATCCTTTGAATAGCGACTGACCGCGAAAACCGATTTCTCCTACTTTTCCGTTTGGCAGCAGCTGATGGTTCTCATCAAAAATGCAAATTTCCCCCGTCGGGCACGCCCGGCCAACCGTATCTGAAGCGAGATGGGCTGCGTCATTCGGTCGTGTGAACGATCCCGCTCCAATTTCCGTCATTCCCCATTGGGCGGCAACGTCACAGCAGAAACGCTGCCGGAACGATTTCACCATCCAGACCGGAATTTTCGTTCCCCCAGTTAAGACAAGGCGCAGTTTTGACGGATATTCTTTTGTTTCATCCGTTCCTTTTAACATATCAATCAAATGGGCCGGCGCAGCTACGCAAAACGTCACTCCGTGCTGGCTGAAAGCATCTAAAACACGCTCAACCGAAAATTGCGATAGCATCACTTGAGTAGCACCGCTATAAAGGCCCATTAAAATCATCGGCAAGGAAAACATATGGCCCATAGGCGTCAAGCAAAGCATGACATCGTCAGCCGTTAATCCGTATTCCTGCCCATTATGCAAATGGGCAGGAATAAATGTCCGATACGTATGGACCACCGCTTTTGGGTCGGACTCCGTTCCGGACGTAAACATAATCAACATCGGATCGTCCGGAGAAGGGAATGGGTTCTCCCCCTCTCTATCTGCCAAAGACAAGCCGCTATCGTTTAACAACGTTTGAAAACTATATTGACGCGGTCCTTTCCTTTCCCCAACGACGATTATATAATCTAAAGTCGGGACAATCTGCTGGAGGGATTCCATCATCTCTGCATGGTTAAATCCTCTCCAGCGGTCAATGGTAACGACGGCTTTCACATGGGCAAAAGAAAACATAAACGATAACTCTTTTTGCCGGTACATTAAGTTCACAGGCACCATTACGATTCCGAGGCGTGCTAAAGCTAAATGGGTCACGGCAAACTCCCAGCTGTTTGGTAACTGCACCGCCACTATATCGCCTTTTTGAAGGCCTAAACCGCTCAGCCGCTCGGCAAGCCGCAAAGATCGCTCGTTCACTTCTTCAAAAGACAGCGTTCTCTCGCCGTCAATAATCGCTGTTTTCTTTCCATAGCGGGCGACGGCATGATGAAGCACCTCTTGCACCGTACTAGGCATTTTGTTATTCAACCGCATAACCCCCTCCGTCTTAACTAGCGCCTGCCAATACGAAGCATTTACAAATACAAAAGAGAAAGTCTTTAGAAACGTGATGAGTGCATTTCGTTAAGTCATGCGTACCCAAGAACCACTCGACTCGAGTCGTGGGAGACTCAGAGAGTCGGCTGAAATACATCGATAATGGACTGATGGCCGCCGTTTTTGTTGTAAGCTTCCTCTCTTTCAAGATCAAGCAGCTCCATGATCGGCAAATCGTTAATCGAGAACAGGTGGGCATCGCCTTCCCCAGTGTTGACATGCTCGTGCCAGCTCCAAGGCGGCAAAATAAAGAAATCGCCTTTCGACCATTCAAATTTGACCCCGTTGATAATGGTGTATCCTTCCCCGTCAAGGACGTGGTACACTGCGCTATGGACATGGCGGTGCGCCTTTGTATGCATGCCAGGGGTTAATTTTTGCATCGTTGTCCCAATGCGCAAATCCGCCGATCTTCCTGTCAACGGGTTAATGTAATCGACCGCATATCCGTCATACGGATCGGGATCAAGCTTGGACAAATTCTCCAACACTTGTTTAGTCGTTTTCCACTTATAGGCGATCAATGGGGAAGGATATCCTTTTCGCTTCCGGTCAGTAACTGGACGTAGCGCACCCGTTGAATATTTGAAAGTTGAACCGTTGTGAGGACCGGCAACAGGGAATACATCTTCGGAATACGGCTCAAAGAACGAACCAGCAAAGTTTCTTACTAACCCGACATCAAGACCGTCCATCCAAATGACCGGTTCAGTTCCTTCGTGACCGTGATCATGCCACGTCCACGCCGGGGTCAAAATCAAATCTCCACGTTCCATATACGTTCTTTCGCCATCGACTGCCGTATAGGCTCCCTCACCTTCAATAATAAACCGGATAGCCGATTGGCTATGGCGGTGCGCAGGCGCCACTTCACCCGGCAGCAACAGCTGCACCCCTACATAAAGCGTATTGGTCGAGTAGCCGATCAAGCCATGCTTCAACAAGGACGGATTTTGCAAATAAACAACCCGGCGCTCACTTTCCCTTCCTAAACGAAGCAGTTCTCCGGCTTCCAGCAAATGTTTACGAATCGTCTCCCATTTCCATAAATACGGGACAACTTCGTGGTCAGGCTCCGGCGTCACCATTTTTCCAAGCTTTTCCCATAATGGACCTAAATACACTTTCTCCAAATCTTCTTTCAGCCGTTCAAGCGCTTTCATTTTTGTATCCGCCAATGTTCTCTCCCCTTCTAATTCATACAGTGAATTAATAATTCAATTTTACAACTTAAATATATAACAAACTTTGTTATTTGTCAAAATTTTTTAAATATAAAGAAAAGTATGTACCCTCTCCTTCATCAAACGTATACATTTGTTAATCGCTTTATGCTACAATACTTTTAAAAAACGGAGATTAGAAAGTAACAGAGGGGCACAACAATGAGAAATGTAAATGTGGAAACGATTCGTTCAGTAGAAAGAGCGGTTCATATTTTAAACTGTTTTAGTTTCGAACGTCCAAGCCTTTCCATTGAGGAAATTGTCGCCAAAACGAAGCTAGCGAAAGCCACTGTCTACCGCTTGCTATGGACGCTAGAGACACAAGGGCTCATTCATTATGACCAAAAAGAGAATTTGTACCGTCTTGGCTATAAAATGCTCGAATATGGAGGAATTGTCCTCGAAAACTTAGACATGCGGCGCGAGGCGGAACCGTTTTTGCACGAGTTGCAAGCACAAACAGGATATACGGTTTTATTTGCCGTGCGCCAACAAGACAGTTTGCAATATTTAATTCGCCTCGATAGCGACGACAGTTTCCAGCCGCGCTCGTATATCGGCCGCCGGCGTGTATTGCATTACGGGGCGCTCGGAACGACAATCATGGCTTATTTGCCTGAAGAAGAAGTGAAAGCCATTATTAAGAAACATCCGCTAGAAGCCCACACCCCAAATACGATCGTTGACGAGCGCGAGTTTATGGAACGTTTACACACGATTCGGAATGATGGATTTTTTGTCGATAAAGATGAGACATTTATCGGCTTTACGGCTGTCGCCGCCCCTGTTTTTGACCGAAACGGCATTATCGGCGCCATCGGGCTGGCCGGCGCAACGTTTAAGATGATGGAGTCGCTGTCCGAACTCGTCCGCCAAACGGTCAGCACCGCCCAACATATATCGAAACGGCTCGGACATATCGCGCACTATCCGTCATAAATGGCACGTGACCGAATTGTTGAGATGGAAATCTCCTACCCCTTCCTCTTAGTACAGCAAATTTTTCCCTTGAGGCGTCGGCCATGCTGATTGTGGAAATAAAATAAGGCGGTTTTCCCTGCCAAACGGGGAAGACCGCCACTATGCTCGTTTTCGACTCGTATGGAAGATTATAGTCTCTCCCAAATCGCAGCGATTCCTTGGCCGCCGCCTATGCATAAGGAGGAAACGCCGTATTTCTTGCCTCTTCTCGCTAGCTCATACACAAGCGTCAACGTAATCCGTGTTCCCGAAGCGGCCAATGGATGGCCAATGGCGACAGCGCCGCCGTTTACATTGCCTTTTTCATCGTCAAACCCTAATTCCTTCTGGCACGCTAAATATTGGGCCGAGAACGCCTCGTTAATTTCGATTAAATCTAAGTCATCTATAGACAGATTAGCTTTTTCCAACGCTTGGCGAATCGCCGGAACAGGGCCGATTCCCATGTACTGCGGTTCGACCCCAACGATCCCCCAGGAAACAAGCCGGGCGAGCGGTTTCAACCCTCGTTTCGCCGCATACTCTCCTGAAGCGACGACCACCGCCGCCGCCCCATCGTTCATCCCACTTGCATTTCCGGCCGTCACGACACCGTTTTCAATGAATCGCGGTTTTAGCGCTCCTAACTGTTCCATGCTCGTTTGGCGCGGATGTTCATCCGTATCAATCACTTTTTCTCCTTCTTTTTCCTGAATGGTCACCGGGACAATTTCTTGTTGAAAATACCTCCGCTCGATCGCCGCCAAAGCCCGCTGATGGCTTCGGAGCGCATGGCGGTCGGCTTCCTCGCGGGTAATATGATATTTTTTCGCCAAATTTTCCGCCGTAATTGCCATGCTGCAGCCGCCGACGGTGTCGTACAGTCCGTCCCACAGCCAGTCTTCCACGGTCGGGCTGCCTAACGCCGTTCCCCAGCGCATGCCGCGAATGACGTGCGGCACTTGGCTCATGTTTTCTGTCCCCCCTGCCAGCACAACTTCCGCCTCTCCGCTTAAAATGAATCTCGCCGCCATTAAAATGGCCTCTAAACCCGTCCCACATAAACGGTTAACTGTCACAGCCGGCACATCGATCGGCACCCCGGCCTTTAAGCCAACATGACGGGCCAGCAAATGGGCGTCCCGGCTCGACTGTTGTACATTTCCAAACACCACATGATGAATTTCTTCCGGCTCTATTTTCGCCTTCTTCATCGCCTCCCGCGCCGCAATCGCCCCCAAATCGGTCGCCGAAATATCCCGGAACGAACCGCAAAATTTAGCAAACGCCGTACGCGCTCCTTCAAGCAACACAATATCTGTACGCATCGTCTTACCCCTCCCTATGTTCAAAAACTTTTAACATATCTTTTAATTTTCCTTTTTGGATTTTCCCGCTTGCCGTTATAGGGAACTGTGGAACAAAAACAACCTTATTCGGAAGTTTGTAGTCGGCTAGCAACGGACGCAAAAACTCAAGAATTTCTGTTTCAGTTACGTGAACTCCTTCCTTAGGCTGGATAACCGCATAAACAGATTCGCCTAAGACCGGGTCAGGCAAGCCAATAACAGCAGATGCGAGAACGCTTGGGTGCTGCTGTAAAACGTTTTCGATTTCTTTTGGATATATATTGTATCCGCCGCGAATAATTAGCTCTTTCTTTCGTCCCACGAATTTAATATAACCGTGTTCATCCATAACCCCGAGATCACCGGTATAATACCAACCGTCTTGGTCAAGCACTTCGGCTGTCTGTTTAGGCATATTATAATACCCTTTCATAACGCCAAACCCCCGGCAGGCAATTTCCCCAATTTGCCCTGGAGGAAGCACCTCTCTTCGGTCGTTGACAATTTTCACTTCGTTTCCTTCCAATACTTTGCCGACCGTCTCAAAAATTCGGTCCTCTGTCGCTTCAAACGGCGTAATCGTGACAGCTCCGGTTTCCGTTGTACCAAACGATATACATAACACCATTCCCATTTTTTCGCGTATGGCTTTCACTGTATCTAACGGACAGACGTCAGCCCCTGTTATGCCTGCACGCAAGGAGGATAAATCAAATAATTGAAAATTCAGAATATTTAATTCCATCTTAAACATAGCTGGAACGGCGTGATGGATCGTCACCTTTTCTCTTTCGATCAATTGTAACGCTTCTTTTGGACTGTATCTTTCTTGCAGTACCATTTTCGCTTGGCTGTATACAGCCGACATTAAGTTGCACGCCATGCCAAATATATGGAAAATTGGTGTGCAAATGAGAAAAACATCATTCGCATTACACTTTAAACTGTTCGCAATGGCAATACCGGATTGGACTACGCTGCGATGGGTGATCATTACCCCTTTTGGAGAGCCGGTCGTGCCTGAAGTATATAAAATGCAAAATAAGTCACGATACGAATCGAGCTCAACAGCTGGCAGCGGTTGTTCTGGTGAGCGGGCGATGAGTTGCTCAAAGGAATCAATTCCCGCTTTTGTAAAGCGAACTGTAATCACTTTGCCTACTTTCGCTTGAATTAGATCCAAATCGGTATTTTTCGCTAGCTCCTCGCATATAAAAACGACTTTCATCCCGGAATTTTTCATAATATGTTCTACTTCATGCTGTCGGTATTTTGGATTAAAAGGAACGGCAATGGCTCCGATTTTGGCGATGGCAAAAAATAGTTGGACCGTTTCAAGCCAATTCGGCAAACAAACCCCAACCCGATCCCCTTGTTTGATGCCAAGTGAAACTAACGCAGAGGCTAAGCGGTGAACTTCTTTATGCAAATCGCCATATGTGATTCTGCGTCGAAGGTCATAAACCGCCTCCTTGTGCGGATTTTCCTTTGCTGCTTTTTCTAACAGCTGAGGAACGGACAACACGCTAATAGTCTCCATATTTCCCCATCCCTCCATCTCGAAACAAGTTAAAGAATCTGATAAAATGTAACTTCTACTTTTGTAGGTTTTCTGACTCCTTCCCCAATAAACATCATTCTATTAAGAAAGTCATAATTTTTATTACTTACTTCAAAAACAGGGGAAGTTTTAAAATAATAGGAATCGTGCGGTACATCCTCTCCACGAAAAATCTTATCTACGATTTCCTTTGACCCGTGTCTATATCCTCTATTAATTACATAAATGGGAACCCCGTTATCCGTTTCAATCGTATAATGGGCTGATAGTTCCGTCACCCCATCTTTTCGAATTAATTGATAGTCCGCCCCGCCAGAGAGTACCTTTCCTCTCATACGAGCTCCCTCAAAACTCCCACCAATAATCGGGATAATCCTTCTATATCCGATCCCCACATCTCCAATTTCTATTGGCCTCCCTACTTCAATATGAGCCGTGAATAAGTGTTCAAATTTTATGATTATCCCCCCCTTTTACAATTGAATTGGATATCCTGTAGTGACGAAAAGCTACAATATTTATGAAACAGTAATTCTCTCACTAGTTGATCCAACTTGTTCTTTATGATAAACAGCATATTTTTCTTGTACTAATAACATAGCCAGCCCGCCTAGTACGGCTGCGCTCGCAATCGCCGCAAAATTATATTGGGGCAATAAATTAAAGGATAATAAAATCCCTATAAATGTCGGAGCAACGATTCCGCCAATTCGTCCAAACGCCATCGTACTTCCTAAAGCAGTAGAGCGCATTATTTCTGGATAGTATTGGGAAACAAACGCATTCGCAATATTTTGAACGCCGACCGAGGCAGCACCAATAATCGCAATTAGAGCAAAAGCGACTAGCATACTGTTCGTAAAGCCGATGAGCGACAAGGCGATCGCTCCGCAGAAGAATAAAGGAACAAGTACTTTCTTAAATCCCCATTTATTGACTAACGGACCGAAAACAACCGTACCGATGATCGCTCCCATTTGCATCACGGCGGTAAACGCAAGGCTGGAGCTCAAATCATAACCCGCTTTCATCATCAGGCGGGGAAGCCATGTATTCATCGAGTAAATCAACACAAATGCACTGAAACAAGAAATCCAAAACATGACTGTGCTAAAAGCTCTTTTCTCTTCGAATAATTTAACAATAGGCAAAGAGTCTTGAACTTTGCTTTCGGGCTTCACTAGTTCAACTTCACCATCATTGCCGATATTAGGATCAATCAACCAAAGAACTTTTCTTGCTTCTTCTTCCCTTCCCTTTTCTAAAAGAAACCCTATTGATTCTGGAACACCTTTCATTAAAAACGGAAGAAACAGTAGCGGAACACCCCCGATCCAGTAGACGGCCTCCCACCCAACCGTCGGCAAAAGCGCCCGGCTCGTCAACGCTGCAGCAATGGCTCCAACAGAATAACCACAAAAAATAGAAGCGACGATCGCTGTACGAATTCGCTTTGGAAAAATTTCTGTCGCCAATGCAATGACATTGGGCATAACGCCGCCGAGGCCAATCCCAGCGATTATACGAGAGATGGTGAATAAAATCGGGTTTGGGGCAAAACCGGAGAGCAATGTGAAAAAACCAAATAAGAATGTCGTTAATAAAATAATTTTCTTACGCCCCATTTTATCAGCTAACATTCCAAACAATACAGCGCCAATGGCAGTTCCGATTACCGTATAGCTACCAATGGCACCTGCGGTAACGTCTGAAATTCCCCATTCTTGAATAAGCAAAGGAACAGAAGTGCCATAAATGACAACATCATACCCATCGAACGTGATAACAAGGAACAGCCAAAAAATGAGCCAAATATGAAAAGAATGGACTCGACTATTGTCGATCACATCGATCGGGTGAATTTGTTTCATACTAACTCCCTCCTCATATATTCACTTTTTGTCCTCGTCATCCGCCACCTTTGGTTTGCTAGTTGTTAAGGACAAATCGCCTCCCAAAGGTAGCGAACCTATGTCTAAGTTGATAGGGCAGCGGACTTTCCTAACCATCTCTAATACCAACTGCATACCCTTGATGTTTATTTATTTTCCGCTAAACACCGGCTTTCTCTTTTCTGCAAAGGCACGCATTCCTTCTTTCCGGTCTTCTGTCGCAAAGGCGTTTCCGAAGCAGGCGTTTTCCACCATAAGACCCGACTGCAAGTCAACATTGGCTCCTGTGTTGACGGCTTCTTTGAGCATGCGCATCGCAATTGCAGGTTTTTTCGCTAATTTCCCGGCCCATTCTTTCGCTGTCGGTAATAGCTGATCAGATGGGACAACTTTATTCACTAAATGAATGTCGAGCGCCCGTTGTGCATCGATCATCTCCCCGAAATAC
It encodes:
- a CDS encoding MFS transporter — translated: MEKGWKTYHTIWLMLFLGWVVSYIDRTLTGPVVTWMIENKVEFLAESPNPHALGGLLGSLFFAGYMLTQFPGGYFGDKFGYRVIVIISILWAGVTTLLTGLVGGLTVFIALRVLTGLGEGVFYSNDRSLITQVTPPEKVGLGMGVVLTGLTLGLTIATIATPYVIQLFQPSMGTHAWKAPFLFMGIITLLVGMMMYKWMRPAGFTAQSESYGPPVGKLMQTSILFLVIIMALYYTTNAMQLSPTAIGLVLTVLAVLYIIYIYKTKSEEVGPILKSRNLLLLYLSFIPVLWHLWFYGFWSVAIVQDFGGGTLVSAALIASFNAVAGLIGFPLGGRLADRFANTVNGKRNVLAVLTGLLTIFIFIFAFYVMSGGNNPAIMSLILFTSGVFFFALQPVNHAITADFAPPKHKGAAFGMLNLFSEIGALLAPVISGAMRDHSGSWGSALLLDGILMAASLLLVIAVKPALEGRLTVAINAKETDVSH
- a CDS encoding fumarylacetoacetate hydrolase family protein, with translation MKLALFNDFQLGVIVDDVIYEIGSHLFGHFHQGIGFCPMVQLIAEFEAYRSEIEKKLHEYPAYALADVRLRQPVKKPGKIVAAPVNYVSHQKEMKVEHTAKGLGFFLKAPSSIIGPNDTIVLPDPNRRFDHELELAFVIGKTAKNVKAENAYDYIFGYTGLMDVTLRPDETHHEERCLRKSFDTFTPMGPWIVTKEEVADPNNINMVLTVNGEVRQRVNTKEMICSVAELLEIYSHIMTLEPGDVITTGTPDGVGPIHDGDVVSMEIEGIGSYSVRVSLAPNAAVLR
- a CDS encoding class I adenylate-forming enzyme family protein; translation: MRLNNKMPSTVQEVLHHAVARYGKKTAIIDGERTLSFEEVNERSLRLAERLSGLGLQKGDIVAVQLPNSWEFAVTHLALARLGIVMVPVNLMYRQKELSFMFSFAHVKAVVTIDRWRGFNHAEMMESLQQIVPTLDYIIVVGERKGPRQYSFQTLLNDSGLSLADREGENPFPSPDDPMLIMFTSGTESDPKAVVHTYRTFIPAHLHNGQEYGLTADDVMLCLTPMGHMFSLPMILMGLYSGATQVMLSQFSVERVLDAFSQHGVTFCVAAPAHLIDMLKGTDETKEYPSKLRLVLTGGTKIPVWMVKSFRQRFCCDVAAQWGMTEIGAGSFTRPNDAAHLASDTVGRACPTGEICIFDENHQLLPNGKVGEIGFRGQSLFKGYYKNETATRQSMTEDGFFLTGDLGWKDDDGYIHYVSRKKDIINRGGLKVHAAEIEEALLMHPHIRQAAVIGIPDERLGERGCAIVSLKEGTTFSLEEMQQYLLEIGMAKYKLPEYLKISNELPTTASGKVSKGVLRKQYEQLEVK
- a CDS encoding cupin domain-containing protein, whose amino-acid sequence is MKALERLKEDLEKVYLGPLWEKLGKMVTPEPDHEVVPYLWKWETIRKHLLEAGELLRLGRESERRVVYLQNPSLLKHGLIGYSTNTLYVGVQLLLPGEVAPAHRHSQSAIRFIIEGEGAYTAVDGERTYMERGDLILTPAWTWHDHGHEGTEPVIWMDGLDVGLVRNFAGSFFEPYSEDVFPVAGPHNGSTFKYSTGALRPVTDRKRKGYPSPLIAYKWKTTKQVLENLSKLDPDPYDGYAVDYINPLTGRSADLRIGTTMQKLTPGMHTKAHRHVHSAVYHVLDGEGYTIINGVKFEWSKGDFFILPPWSWHEHVNTGEGDAHLFSINDLPIMELLDLEREEAYNKNGGHQSIIDVFQPTL
- a CDS encoding IclR family transcriptional regulator, which produces MRNVNVETIRSVERAVHILNCFSFERPSLSIEEIVAKTKLAKATVYRLLWTLETQGLIHYDQKENLYRLGYKMLEYGGIVLENLDMRREAEPFLHELQAQTGYTVLFAVRQQDSLQYLIRLDSDDSFQPRSYIGRRRVLHYGALGTTIMAYLPEEEVKAIIKKHPLEAHTPNTIVDEREFMERLHTIRNDGFFVDKDETFIGFTAVAAPVFDRNGIIGAIGLAGATFKMMESLSELVRQTVSTAQHISKRLGHIAHYPS
- a CDS encoding acetyl-CoA C-acetyltransferase; its protein translation is MRTDIVLLEGARTAFAKFCGSFRDISATDLGAIAAREAMKKAKIEPEEIHHVVFGNVQQSSRDAHLLARHVGLKAGVPIDVPAVTVNRLCGTGLEAILMAARFILSGEAEVVLAGGTENMSQVPHVIRGMRWGTALGSPTVEDWLWDGLYDTVGGCSMAITAENLAKKYHITREEADRHALRSHQRALAAIERRYFQQEIVPVTIQEKEGEKVIDTDEHPRQTSMEQLGALKPRFIENGVVTAGNASGMNDGAAAVVVASGEYAAKRGLKPLARLVSWGIVGVEPQYMGIGPVPAIRQALEKANLSIDDLDLIEINEAFSAQYLACQKELGFDDEKGNVNGGAVAIGHPLAASGTRITLTLVYELARRGKKYGVSSLCIGGGQGIAAIWERL
- a CDS encoding class I adenylate-forming enzyme family protein, with the translated sequence METISVLSVPQLLEKAAKENPHKEAVYDLRRRITYGDLHKEVHRLASALVSLGIKQGDRVGVCLPNWLETVQLFFAIAKIGAIAVPFNPKYRQHEVEHIMKNSGMKVVFICEELAKNTDLDLIQAKVGKVITVRFTKAGIDSFEQLIARSPEQPLPAVELDSYRDLFCILYTSGTTGSPKGVMITHRSVVQSGIAIANSLKCNANDVFLICTPIFHIFGMACNLMSAVYSQAKMVLQERYSPKEALQLIEREKVTIHHAVPAMFKMELNILNFQLFDLSSLRAGITGADVCPLDTVKAIREKMGMVLCISFGTTETGAVTITPFEATEDRIFETVGKVLEGNEVKIVNDRREVLPPGQIGEIACRGFGVMKGYYNMPKQTAEVLDQDGWYYTGDLGVMDEHGYIKFVGRKKELIIRGGYNIYPKEIENVLQQHPSVLASAVIGLPDPVLGESVYAVIQPKEGVHVTETEILEFLRPLLADYKLPNKVVFVPQFPITASGKIQKGKLKDMLKVFEHREG
- a CDS encoding DUF3237 domain-containing protein, with the translated sequence MIIKFEHLFTAHIEVGRPIEIGDVGIGYRRIIPIIGGSFEGARMRGKVLSGGADYQLIRKDGVTELSAHYTIETDNGVPIYVINRGYRHGSKEIVDKIFRGEDVPHDSYYFKTSPVFEVSNKNYDFLNRMMFIGEGVRKPTKVEVTFYQIL
- a CDS encoding MFS transporter, whose translation is MKQIHPIDVIDNSRVHSFHIWLIFWLFLVITFDGYDVVIYGTSVPLLIQEWGISDVTAGAIGSYTVIGTAIGAVLFGMLADKMGRKKIILLTTFLFGFFTLLSGFAPNPILFTISRIIAGIGLGGVMPNVIALATEIFPKRIRTAIVASIFCGYSVGAIAAALTSRALLPTVGWEAVYWIGGVPLLFLPFLMKGVPESIGFLLEKGREEEARKVLWLIDPNIGNDGEVELVKPESKVQDSLPIVKLFEEKRAFSTVMFWISCFSAFVLIYSMNTWLPRLMMKAGYDLSSSLAFTAVMQMGAIIGTVVFGPLVNKWGFKKVLVPLFFCGAIALSLIGFTNSMLVAFALIAIIGAASVGVQNIANAFVSQYYPEIMRSTALGSTMAFGRIGGIVAPTFIGILLSFNLLPQYNFAAIASAAVLGGLAMLLVQEKYAVYHKEQVGSTSERITVS